The proteins below are encoded in one region of Rhizobium sp. ZPR4:
- the repA gene encoding plasmid partitioning protein RepA: protein MAKTAAKIAPIVEGLTALMERHAEALSSQLQIHHLKVFPPTAEKGIRTFAPSEASKLLGVGESYLRQIASEMPELNVSTSPGGRRTFSIEDIHALRKHMDQVGRGNRRYLPHRRDGEQLQVISVMNFKGGSGKTTTAAHLAQHLAMRGYRILAIDLDPQASLSALFGSQPETDVGPNETLYGAIRYDEERVPVEQVVRGTYIPDLHLIPGNLELMEFEHDTPRALMKRKEGDTLFYGRISQVIEDIAENYDVVVIDCPPQLGYLTLSALTAATSILVTVHPQMLDVMSMNQFLAMTSNLLREIENAGAEFKFNWMRYLITRFEPSDGPQNQMVGYLRSIFGENVLNFPMLKTTAVSDAGLTNQTLFEVERSQFTRSTYDRALEAMNAVNGEIETLIKKAWGRPT from the coding sequence ATGGCGAAGACCGCCGCAAAAATAGCGCCTATTGTTGAAGGGCTGACTGCGTTGATGGAGCGTCATGCTGAAGCGCTCTCCAGTCAACTTCAAATACATCATCTCAAGGTATTTCCGCCGACCGCCGAGAAGGGCATTCGGACATTCGCGCCGTCAGAGGCATCGAAACTCCTCGGAGTCGGTGAATCTTATCTACGGCAGATCGCGTCTGAGATGCCGGAGTTGAATGTCAGCACCAGCCCGGGAGGGCGGCGAACTTTTTCCATTGAAGATATCCACGCGCTTCGCAAGCACATGGATCAAGTCGGCCGCGGGAACCGACGCTACCTGCCACATCGTCGCGATGGTGAGCAGTTGCAGGTTATCTCCGTGATGAATTTCAAGGGCGGCTCGGGAAAAACGACGACGGCTGCGCATTTGGCTCAGCATCTGGCGATGCGCGGATACCGAATCCTGGCAATCGATCTTGATCCTCAAGCCAGTCTTTCAGCCCTTTTTGGCAGCCAGCCCGAAACGGACGTTGGTCCAAATGAGACGCTTTACGGTGCGATTAGATACGATGAGGAGCGTGTGCCGGTCGAGCAAGTCGTTCGAGGGACGTATATTCCGGACCTACACCTCATACCCGGGAACCTCGAACTGATGGAATTCGAGCACGACACACCCCGTGCTCTGATGAAGCGGAAGGAAGGCGATACCCTCTTCTACGGCCGAATCAGTCAAGTCATCGAGGATATTGCTGAAAACTACGATGTCGTCGTCATTGATTGCCCTCCCCAGCTCGGCTACCTCACGCTGTCGGCGCTAACGGCGGCGACATCCATCTTGGTCACCGTACATCCGCAGATGCTCGACGTCATGTCGATGAACCAGTTCCTGGCGATGACGTCGAACTTGTTGCGGGAGATCGAGAACGCCGGAGCCGAGTTCAAGTTTAACTGGATGCGTTACCTGATAACTCGCTTCGAGCCGAGCGATGGTCCGCAAAACCAAATGGTCGGTTATCTTCGTTCGATCTTCGGGGAAAATGTCCTTAATTTTCCAATGCTTAAAACCACAGCGGTTTCCGATGCCGGTCTGACGAACCAGACACTTTTTGAAGTGGAGCGTAGCCAGTTTACCCGGTCAACCTATGATCGAGCTCTGGAGGCAATGAATGCCGTTAATGGAGAGATTGAAACGCTGATTAAAAAAGCATGGGGTAGGCCCACATGA
- the repB gene encoding plasmid partitioning protein RepB, producing MSRKDILGVSTNTADTAAIESRTAKNRSMPLLGVARKERDPATKLTANIGNALREQNERLGRAEEIEKRLAEGLAVVELDASSIEPSFVQDRMQGDIEGLLASISEQGQQVPILVRPHPEQSGRYQVAFGHRRLRAVSDLGLPVKAVVRKLTDEQLVVAQGQENNERQDLTFIEKARFAHRLNKQFTREIVIAAMSIDKSNLSKMLLLVDALPSELIDAIGAAPGIGRPSWQQLAELVEKAQSPSEAITFTTSEAVQALPSADRFKAVIARLKPSRPTRGLPHVMSTPDGDRLAQVTQSKSKLEITIDRKATPDFAAFVLEQLPALYQDYRTKVQRKHGE from the coding sequence ATGAGCCGAAAAGATATCCTTGGAGTGTCAACAAATACCGCCGACACTGCGGCAATCGAAAGTAGAACTGCCAAGAACCGCTCCATGCCGCTTCTCGGAGTTGCCAGGAAAGAGCGTGATCCAGCGACGAAATTGACCGCGAACATCGGTAACGCATTGCGCGAGCAAAATGAGCGGCTCGGCCGCGCCGAGGAGATCGAGAAACGTCTTGCCGAAGGCTTGGCTGTAGTCGAGCTGGATGCCTCGTCGATTGAGCCTTCTTTCGTTCAGGATCGGATGCAAGGCGACATCGAGGGTCTCCTGGCGTCCATCAGTGAACAGGGCCAGCAGGTTCCAATTCTGGTGAGACCGCATCCTGAGCAGTCCGGCCGCTATCAGGTTGCCTTTGGGCACCGGAGGCTGCGGGCTGTTTCGGATCTGGGTCTTCCTGTGAAGGCAGTCGTTCGCAAGCTCACGGACGAGCAACTTGTCGTAGCTCAGGGCCAGGAAAACAATGAGCGACAAGATCTGACCTTCATTGAGAAGGCGCGCTTTGCACATCGGCTCAACAAACAGTTTACGCGAGAGATCGTTATCGCCGCGATGTCGATCGACAAAAGCAATTTGTCCAAGATGCTTCTTCTCGTCGACGCCCTCCCCTCTGAGCTGATCGACGCTATCGGCGCCGCACCAGGGATTGGACGCCCAAGCTGGCAGCAATTGGCGGAGCTGGTTGAGAAAGCTCAATCTCCATCGGAGGCGATCACGTTTACGACCTCAGAGGCAGTGCAAGCATTGCCATCGGCGGATCGATTTAAGGCCGTGATCGCTCGTTTAAAGCCTAGCCGGCCCACGCGTGGTCTGCCTCATGTAATGTCGACCCCTGATGGCGACAGACTGGCGCAGGTGACGCAAAGCAAATCGAAACTGGAAATCACGATCGACAGGAAAGCTACGCCGGACTTTGCCGCTTTTGTGCTGGAGCAATTGCCGGCGCTCTACCAGGATTATCGGACCAAGGTTCAACGCAAACACGGAGAGTAA
- the repC gene encoding plasmid replication protein RepC: MQTGSVTTPFGRRPVTLALVRRQTAAAEIKHGKTVDKWKVLRDASAAMELLGIQSNSLAVLDALLSFYPDNELSQDAQLIVFPSNAQLTLRAHAMSGATLRRHLALLVEAGLIIRRDSANGKRYARRDGDGQIENAFGFDLSPLLARSEELAALAQQVFADRANLRRAKENLTICRRDVRKLITAAIEEGAEGDWLAVENVYVALVRKIPRAPTLSDVRAILEEMEMLRAEVINRLETQKLPENISSNDAHIEQHKQNSNTESIYESEPCSEKEQGAKFSGNARPPGEATKAFPLSVVLKACPTISNYGPDGTIRSWRDLMSAAVVVRSMLAVSPSAYQDACEVMGPENAAAAVACMLERANFISSPGGYLRDLTRRSERGEFSLGPMIMALLRANGQVGSLAG; this comes from the coding sequence ATGCAGACGGGAAGTGTGACGACGCCATTCGGGCGGCGGCCGGTGACGCTTGCGCTCGTACGGCGCCAGACGGCGGCGGCCGAGATAAAGCACGGCAAGACTGTTGATAAATGGAAGGTACTTAGGGACGCGTCGGCCGCAATGGAACTGCTTGGGATTCAGTCCAATAGTCTCGCGGTTCTTGATGCCCTTTTGAGTTTTTATCCCGACAATGAATTGAGCCAGGATGCGCAATTGATTGTGTTTCCTTCGAACGCCCAGCTTACGCTCCGCGCTCACGCCATGTCGGGCGCCACCTTACGCAGGCATCTCGCCTTGCTAGTGGAGGCGGGGCTGATCATCCGTAGGGATAGTGCCAACGGAAAGCGCTATGCGCGTAGGGACGGAGACGGGCAGATCGAGAATGCCTTTGGCTTCGACCTGTCCCCTCTCCTTGCACGCTCAGAAGAACTGGCGGCCCTTGCTCAACAGGTATTCGCTGATAGAGCAAATCTGAGGAGGGCAAAGGAAAATCTAACGATTTGCCGACGCGATGTTCGAAAGCTCATCACGGCGGCCATTGAAGAGGGTGCTGAGGGCGACTGGCTAGCTGTTGAGAATGTCTACGTCGCTCTTGTTCGCAAAATCCCGCGTGCGCCGACACTGTCGGACGTTAGGGCTATTCTTGAAGAAATGGAGATGCTCCGGGCGGAAGTGATCAACCGATTGGAAACGCAGAAACTTCCTGAAAACATAAGCAGCAATGATGCTCATATTGAGCAGCACAAACAGAATTCAAATACCGAATCCATATATGAATCTGAACCATGCTCCGAAAAGGAGCAGGGGGCGAAGTTCAGTGGAAACGCACGACCGCCGGGGGAGGCGACGAAAGCGTTTCCACTGAGTGTCGTGTTGAAAGCCTGCCCAACGATATCGAATTATGGACCTGACGGCACGATCCGAAGCTGGCGGGACCTGATGTCGGCCGCGGTGGTTGTTCGCTCTATGCTGGCCGTAAGCCCCTCAGCGTATCAAGACGCTTGCGAGGTGATGGGGCCAGAAAATGCGGCTGCGGCTGTCGCCTGCATGCTGGAGCGTGCTAACTTTATCAGCTCCCCCGGCGGCTATCTAAGGGATCTTACTCGACGTAGCGAACGAGGGGAGTTCTCGCTTGGGCCAATGATTATGGCCTTGCTAAGGGCTAACGGGCAGGTGGGCTCGCTGGCTGGCTAG
- a CDS encoding Fic family protein — MEQGQKKPFSGAVSVFHGRWMPEAAIPVGYAALIDAFELSAPVPIALSAIGPRHKVYQAEGWNIYTPRHQPDNNLTGHLTFALRYEGLDLAVLKALFRQTGPEPIVSMVRAAPTGAYARRLWFLYEWLLDVHLDLPDAAQGTYALVVDPDRQFAVGGTSSTRHRVKNNLPGTPAFCPMISRTPALDAFVARGLGDEARQLIAEVPADLLARTAAFLLLKDSRSSFQIEGEDPPQDRIQRWGQVIGEAGRRPIDRAELERLQRIVIGDARFVHLGLRVEGGFIGEHDRLTGAPIPDHISARQEDLSSLIDGLTSFDRGAAQHLDPVLAAAALAFGFVYMHPFEDGNGRLHRYLIHHVLAERGFNPPGLVFPVSAVIQDRIDAYRTVLESYSRRLLPLVRWQSTDRGNVTVLNDTADFYRYFDATPHAEFLFECVARTIDVDLPAETAFLRIYDAFKIEVQQMIDMPDRLLDLLFRFLRQNEGLLSKRARDKEFSALSDAETTRIETIYAELQQAAR, encoded by the coding sequence ATGGAGCAAGGACAAAAAAAACCGTTTTCAGGCGCGGTCAGCGTTTTTCACGGCCGCTGGATGCCGGAAGCCGCCATCCCTGTCGGCTATGCGGCCTTGATCGATGCCTTTGAATTGTCCGCGCCTGTGCCAATCGCCTTATCGGCGATCGGTCCACGCCACAAAGTCTATCAGGCCGAGGGCTGGAACATTTACACCCCGCGCCACCAGCCGGACAATAACCTTACCGGACACCTGACCTTCGCGCTGCGCTATGAAGGGCTAGACCTTGCCGTTCTGAAAGCCTTGTTCCGGCAAACAGGTCCCGAACCGATCGTCAGCATGGTGCGCGCAGCACCCACGGGCGCCTATGCGCGACGGCTATGGTTCCTCTATGAATGGCTACTCGATGTACATCTCGATCTGCCCGACGCGGCACAGGGCACCTATGCCCTTGTGGTCGATCCCGATCGGCAATTCGCAGTGGGCGGAACGAGCTCAACAAGACATCGGGTGAAGAACAATTTGCCCGGCACACCAGCCTTCTGTCCGATGATCTCCCGCACGCCCGCACTCGACGCATTCGTTGCGCGCGGGCTTGGCGACGAAGCACGGCAGTTGATAGCCGAAGTACCGGCGGACCTGCTGGCACGCACCGCCGCATTCCTGCTGCTCAAGGATTCGCGTTCGAGCTTCCAGATCGAGGGAGAAGATCCGCCACAAGATCGCATCCAGCGCTGGGGCCAGGTGATCGGCGAGGCTGGCCGCCGGCCGATAGACCGCGCCGAACTGGAGCGGTTGCAGCGCATCGTCATTGGCGATGCGCGCTTCGTCCATCTCGGCCTGCGCGTCGAGGGTGGCTTCATCGGCGAGCATGATCGCCTGACAGGCGCGCCGATCCCTGATCATATCAGCGCCCGGCAGGAAGACCTGTCCTCGCTGATCGATGGCCTGACCTCCTTCGACCGCGGAGCGGCACAGCATCTCGATCCTGTTCTCGCCGCAGCGGCCCTCGCCTTCGGCTTCGTCTATATGCACCCCTTCGAGGACGGAAACGGGCGGCTGCACCGCTATCTGATCCATCATGTTCTCGCCGAGCGCGGGTTCAACCCTCCCGGTCTCGTCTTCCCGGTCTCGGCCGTCATCCAGGACCGCATCGATGCCTATCGAACCGTATTGGAAAGCTACTCACGCCGCCTTCTGCCGCTTGTTCGTTGGCAATCAACGGATCGTGGCAATGTCACGGTGCTGAATGACACCGCCGACTTCTACCGCTACTTCGACGCGACGCCGCACGCCGAATTCTTGTTCGAGTGCGTAGCCCGAACGATCGATGTGGATCTGCCGGCCGAGACGGCATTCCTGCGCATCTATGACGCGTTCAAGATAGAAGTGCAGCAGATGATCGATATGCCCGATCGCTTGCTCGACCTTTTATTCCGTTTCCTGCGTCAGAACGAAGGACTACTGTCGAAGCGGGCACGTGACAAGGAGTTTTCGGCGCTCAGCGACGCAGAGACCACACGGATCGAGACAATCTACGCCGAGCTTCAGCAAGCAGCGAGATGA
- a CDS encoding LysE family translocator, translating into MTDPVVLAPFLVFAFLMTVTPGPNNAMALASGVRVGLVRSFPLIGGIAAGVALQMLAIGFGLGTLFDAYPITHEILRIGGSLYLMGLAWKIARSGPIVEGPENSPIGFLGAAAFQWINPKAWAITVSAAATYIPSNHYLLNISIAAALLALVAIPSVAVWAAAGRLLRNVLTRPTYARIFNLSVALVLVASTVPILLGNL; encoded by the coding sequence ATGACCGATCCAGTAGTTCTCGCTCCATTCCTCGTCTTCGCCTTTCTCATGACAGTTACGCCGGGACCCAACAACGCAATGGCGCTGGCGTCCGGCGTTCGTGTAGGGTTAGTTAGGTCGTTTCCGCTCATAGGTGGCATTGCTGCTGGAGTCGCCTTGCAAATGTTGGCGATTGGCTTCGGCCTAGGCACGCTATTCGACGCCTATCCGATTACGCACGAAATTCTGCGGATTGGTGGTTCGCTTTATCTCATGGGGCTTGCTTGGAAGATCGCGCGCAGCGGCCCAATTGTTGAAGGCCCGGAGAACTCGCCCATCGGCTTCTTGGGTGCCGCCGCCTTTCAGTGGATCAATCCAAAAGCATGGGCAATCACAGTGAGCGCCGCGGCGACTTATATTCCCAGCAACCATTATTTGCTGAATATCTCGATCGCTGCGGCTTTGCTGGCTCTTGTGGCAATCCCGAGTGTTGCTGTCTGGGCGGCTGCCGGCCGCCTGCTCCGCAATGTGCTTACCCGGCCGACTTATGCACGTATCTTCAATCTTTCGGTCGCGCTTGTTCTCGTCGCGTCGACAGTACCAATTTTATTGGGCAATTTGTAG